The DNA window CCACCGCGCCCTCGAAGGTGCGGCGGTAGGCGTCCGTGGCGTACAGCTCCTCGGTGAAGGCCATAGGGCCAGCGTAGCCGTCCGGGGGGAGCGGCCTTTGGCCCGGGCTGGCCGGCGGTGCGTGGTCCAGCGCACCGCAGCGGTGCGCCAGACCCCGCACCCCCATACCCCCGGCTCCGTCGGCGTCGGTCAGGGCTGCTAGCCCGACAGCGGTGTGCCGGGCTCGGCGCCCTCCATGTCCATGACCCGGTCCCAGCCGGCGGCGATGTCCTCCACGGTCGGGACGGCGTCGAACTGGGCACCCTTGGCCTGCACGTAGCGCACGCGGGCGTAGTTGCCCCCGCCGGCGAGCACGACCTCGCCCGTGGCGGTGCACTCCTGGCTCGCGAGGTGGACCACCAGGGGGGAGATGTAGGCCGGGTCGAACGTGGCGAGCATCTCCTCGGGCAGGACGTCCTCGGTCATGCGGGTCGCGGCGACAGGGGCCACGGCGTTGGCGGTGATGTCGTACTTGCGCCCCTCCAGCGCCAGGGTGTTGATCAGGCCGACCACCGCGAGCTTGGCGGCCCCGTAGTTGGCCTGGCCGAAGTTGCCGTAGAGGCCGGTCGTGGAGGTCGTGACGATCACCCGCCCGTAGCCCTGCCCGCGCAGGTGGGGCCAGGCGGCATGCGTGACGAAATAGGTACCGTACAGGTGCACCTGGAGCACGCCGTGCCACTGCGAGTCGGTCATCTTGTGGAAGGTCACGTCGCGCAGGATCCCGGCGTTGTTCACCACCACGTCGATCTGCTCGTAGGTGTCCAGGGCCGTCTGCACGATCGCCTGGCCGCCGGCGGCGGTGGCGACGTTGTCGTAGTTGGCGACGGCCTCTCCACCGGCGTCGGTGATCTCGGCCACGACGGCGTCGGCCATCTCGGTGCCGGTGCCGGTGCCGGTGCCGTCACGCGCCCCGCCGACGTCGTTGACCACGACCTTGGCGCCCCGCTGGGCGAACAGCAGCGCGTGCTGGCGCCCGAGGCCCCCGCCCGCTCCGGTGATGACGACGACGCGTCCCTCGACTCCGGCCATGCGGGGCCTCCTTGCTGGGTTCGGCGTCCGCGACGCCACGGTGCCTGGCGGGGCAGCCTAGCGGACCGCCGTGGTGTCGGTGGCGCCCGGACCCGGGGCTGGTTGTCCACGGGCAGGGGCGGGCTGGGGCTTGTAGAGACGTGCTGACATGGACTAGCGTGTATCACCATGGACGGAGTGCGACGGGCGCTGGGGCTGGTGGCGCTGCTGGGCGGCGAGATCGCGGCCGCGGGGCTGCTGCACCGTCTCGGTGCGCTGCCGTGGCTGCGCGTCGGGTGGGATGACCCTGCCGCGTGGCTGGCGGTGGTGGCCGCCGAGGACGCCGTGATGGCGGCCCTGCGCCTCGTGGCGCTGGCGGCGACGTACTGGCTGCTCGCCTCGACCGTGGCCTACACCCTGGCGCGGGCCACCCGCCTGCCCGCCGCGATCCACGCTGTGGGATGGGCCACGCTGCCGGTCGTGCGCCGCGTCGCCGACCGGGCGGTGGCGGTGACCCTGGCGGGTTCGGTGGCGGTGGTCGGGGCGCAGGGACTGGCCCTCGCCGAGGTCCTCGCCCCGCCGGCGGTGTCCGCCCCGGGCGCCCTGCCCGGCGACCCGGCGTCCCCGCCGTCCGCGGCGGTCCCCGCTCCAGAGGCGGCACCCGAGCCGACGTCCGGACCCGGATCCGGGTCCACCCCTGCGCCCGAATCCGCCCCGGCCGGCGCGGACGAGGAGGCCGCGCCGGGGTCGGCGCCTGCCGTGGTCGCGCCGGG is part of the Egibacteraceae bacterium genome and encodes:
- a CDS encoding SDR family oxidoreductase, giving the protein MAGVEGRVVVITGAGGGLGRQHALLFAQRGAKVVVNDVGGARDGTGTGTGTEMADAVVAEITDAGGEAVANYDNVATAAGGQAIVQTALDTYEQIDVVVNNAGILRDVTFHKMTDSQWHGVLQVHLYGTYFVTHAAWPHLRGQGYGRVIVTTSTTGLYGNFGQANYGAAKLAVVGLINTLALEGRKYDITANAVAPVAATRMTEDVLPEEMLATFDPAYISPLVVHLASQECTATGEVVLAGGGNYARVRYVQAKGAQFDAVPTVEDIAAGWDRVMDMEGAEPGTPLSG
- a CDS encoding LysM peptidoglycan-binding domain-containing protein, which encodes MDGVRRALGLVALLGGEIAAAGLLHRLGALPWLRVGWDDPAAWLAVVAAEDAVMAALRLVALAATYWLLASTVAYTLARATRLPAAIHAVGWATLPVVRRVADRAVAVTLAGSVAVVGAQGLALAEVLAPPAVSAPGALPGDPASPPSAAVPAPEAAPEPTSGPGSGSTPAPESAPAGADEEAAPGSAPAVVAPGSAPGVGPGSAPMPGSGTGPAPASGAGAGPERGPGSGAGPAPAPGTGTGPERGSVPEVGPRAGTATHEVVPGDNLWAIAAALLGEGATDAQIHGPWRALVAANRDRLASGDPDLIYPGEHVVLPSDDPDRPR